A genomic window from Purpureocillium takamizusanense chromosome 2, complete sequence includes:
- the HTS1 gene encoding Histidine--tRNA ligase (COG:J~EggNog:ENOG503NVF4): MLFVISKIRPALIRAAVARPGLTLSNSLSLSGPRNFATSRSLQTSPLAFDPAVQDQEHTMATQEGGKEGKKSGGGVTLKTPKGTRDWAGEDMLLRDDVFKTITDIFKRHGGSPLDTPVFELKEILAGKYGEDQRLVYDLGDQGGEICSLRYDLTVPFARWLAMNNVQQIKRYHLAKVYRRDQPAIARGRYREFHQCDFDIAGVYDPMIPDAEILRIIVEVFEALDLGITIKLNHRKILDGMFAVAGVPAEKTRTISSAVDKLDKMAWPEVKKEMVEEKGLAEEVADQIGEYVLNKGTVSQMVDYIRGNEKLIANETVKAGVDDMALLGTYLDAMEVSDKITFDLSLARGLDYYTGLIYEVINLPPKEDETSGKKKLKKDDPANQVGSIAAGGRYDNLVGMYGKKTIPCVGISFGVDRIFTILKARRERENAAKTRTTDVYVMAFGGKEFNGLLPERMSVASRLWKAGIRAEFSPKVKPKLPQQFKAAEDRDVPLGIILGQDELAAGQVRLKQLGQGTQAGASGDDDNRGKLVSLDDLAEEVKKLLL, from the exons ATGCTGTTTGTGATCAGCAAGATCCGTCCCGCGTTGATTCGAGCCGCTGTCGCACGCCCTGGCCTGACGCTATCGAATTCACTCTCCCTCTCCGGTCCGAGAAACTTTGCGACGTCGCGATCCTTGCAGACATCACCCCTCGCGTTCGACCCCGCGGTGCAGGACCAAGAACACACAATGGCGACTCAAGAAGGAGGAAAGGAGGGCAAAAAGtccggtggcggcgtcacgCTCAAGACGCCCAAAGGCACACGCGACtgggccggcgaggacatGCTCTTGCGAGACGACGTCTT CAAGACAATCACCGACATCTTCAAacgccacggcggcagcccccTCGATACACCCGTCTTTGAGCTCAAGGAGATTCTCGCCGGCA AGTATGGCGAGGACCAGCGTCTCGTGTATGACCTGGGCGACCAAGGTGGCGAGATTTGCTCCTTACGATACGACCTGACGGTTCCTTTcgcccgctggctggccatgaACAACGTCCAGCAGATCAAGCGCTACCACCTCGCCAAGGTCTACCGTCGCGACCAGCCTGCGATTGCCCGTGGCCGGTATCGCGAGTTCCACCAATGCGATTTCGACATTGCTGGTGTTTACGATCCCATGATTCCCGACGCCGAAATTCTGCGCATCATTGTTGAGGTCTTCGAAGCACTCGACCTTGGCATCACCATCAAGCTCAACCATCGcaagatcctcgacggcATGTTTGCTGTTGCCGGCGTACCGGCCGAGAAGACCCGTACCATCAGCTCTGCCGTCGACAAGCTGGACAAGATGGCATGGCCAGAAGTCAAGAAGGAGATGGTCGAGGAGAAggggctcgccgaggaggtcgCAGACCAAATTGGCGAATACGTGCTGAACAAGGGCACGGTCTCCCAGATGGTTGATTATATTCGAGGAAACGAGAAGCTTATTGCCAACGAGACTGTCAAGGCTGGCGTTGATGACatggccctgctcggcacTTACCTGGACGCCATGGAGGTGTCGGACAAGATCACATTTGATCTGTCTCTGGCGCGTGGTCTGGACTACTATACCGGCTTGATCTACGAGGTCATCAACCTCCCGCCAAAAgaggacgagacgagcggtaagaagaagctcaagaaGGATGACCCGGCAAACCAAGTTGGCAGCATAGCGGCCGGCGGTCGCTACGACAACCTGGTGGGCATGTACGGGAAAAAGACGATTCCCTGCGTCGGCATCTCGTTTGGTGTGGATCGCATTTTCACCATTCTCAAGGCCAGacgcgagagagagaacGCCGCCAAGACGCGCACCACGGATGTGTACGTCATGGCCTTTGGTGGCAAGGAATTCAATGGCCTGCTGCCAGAGCGCATGTCGGTTGCGAGCCGACTATGGAAGGCAGGCATTCGCGCCGAATTCTCGCCCAAAGTCAAGCCCAAGCTGCCCCAGCAGTTCAAAGCTGCCGAGGACAGGGATGTGCCGCTGGGCATCATCCTTGGCCAGGATGAGCTTGCGGCCGGACAGGTGCGGTTGaagcagcttggccagggcaCTCAGGCCGGGGCATCAGGTGATGACGATAACAGAGGCAAGCTGGTGAGCCTGGATGATCTGGCGGAGGAGGTTAAGAAACTGTTGCTATAG
- the HTS1 gene encoding Histidine--tRNA ligase (COG:J~EggNog:ENOG503NVF4), whose protein sequence is MNNVQQIKRYHLAKVYRRDQPAIARGRYREFHQCDFDIAGVYDPMIPDAEILRIIVEVFEALDLGITIKLNHRKILDGMFAVAGVPAEKTRTISSAVDKLDKMAWPEVKKEMVEEKGLAEEVADQIGEYVLNKGTVSQMVDYIRGNEKLIANETVKAGVDDMALLGTYLDAMEVSDKITFDLSLARGLDYYTGLIYEVINLPPKEDETSGKKKLKKDDPANQVGSIAAGGRYDNLVGMYGKKTIPCVGISFGVDRIFTILKARRERENAAKTRTTDVYVMAFGGKEFNGLLPERMSVASRLWKAGIRAEFSPKVKPKLPQQFKAAEDRDVPLGIILGQDELAAGQVRLKQLGQGTQAGASGDDDNRGKLVSLDDLAEEVKKLLL, encoded by the coding sequence atgaACAACGTCCAGCAGATCAAGCGCTACCACCTCGCCAAGGTCTACCGTCGCGACCAGCCTGCGATTGCCCGTGGCCGGTATCGCGAGTTCCACCAATGCGATTTCGACATTGCTGGTGTTTACGATCCCATGATTCCCGACGCCGAAATTCTGCGCATCATTGTTGAGGTCTTCGAAGCACTCGACCTTGGCATCACCATCAAGCTCAACCATCGcaagatcctcgacggcATGTTTGCTGTTGCCGGCGTACCGGCCGAGAAGACCCGTACCATCAGCTCTGCCGTCGACAAGCTGGACAAGATGGCATGGCCAGAAGTCAAGAAGGAGATGGTCGAGGAGAAggggctcgccgaggaggtcgCAGACCAAATTGGCGAATACGTGCTGAACAAGGGCACGGTCTCCCAGATGGTTGATTATATTCGAGGAAACGAGAAGCTTATTGCCAACGAGACTGTCAAGGCTGGCGTTGATGACatggccctgctcggcacTTACCTGGACGCCATGGAGGTGTCGGACAAGATCACATTTGATCTGTCTCTGGCGCGTGGTCTGGACTACTATACCGGCTTGATCTACGAGGTCATCAACCTCCCGCCAAAAgaggacgagacgagcggtaagaagaagctcaagaaGGATGACCCGGCAAACCAAGTTGGCAGCATAGCGGCCGGCGGTCGCTACGACAACCTGGTGGGCATGTACGGGAAAAAGACGATTCCCTGCGTCGGCATCTCGTTTGGTGTGGATCGCATTTTCACCATTCTCAAGGCCAGacgcgagagagagaacGCCGCCAAGACGCGCACCACGGATGTGTACGTCATGGCCTTTGGTGGCAAGGAATTCAATGGCCTGCTGCCAGAGCGCATGTCGGTTGCGAGCCGACTATGGAAGGCAGGCATTCGCGCCGAATTCTCGCCCAAAGTCAAGCCCAAGCTGCCCCAGCAGTTCAAAGCTGCCGAGGACAGGGATGTGCCGCTGGGCATCATCCTTGGCCAGGATGAGCTTGCGGCCGGACAGGTGCGGTTGaagcagcttggccagggcaCTCAGGCCGGGGCATCAGGTGATGACGATAACAGAGGCAAGCTGGTGAGCCTGGATGATCTGGCGGAGGAGGTTAAGAAACTGTTGCTATAG
- a CDS encoding uncharacterized protein (COG:U~COG:Y~EggNog:ENOG503NU2K~BUSCO:EOG092606UX), giving the protein MSFPQTTPMRPVPGAFMNTPALASRFQPGNDPVRRQLFPVSEDAHAGSGIPAKSAPSSSLAPPATKSSPGASAAIGQAGSGQQSLVATTPLPAPRAENAPPVGKAAKAINAFLQLDESFPDLDSYCRQGASSDYELPGPDSAWAPFHKTQMYPIPNQVFDHYNAGELQTLMGLFAEINHAWVVIDNSLFLWDYTHPDPELIGFEDQPHTINAVALVPPKPGIFVNTINHILVVATSSEMILLGVSATDTPAGTKSVALYQTKLTLPLRGVDVRIISGSADGRIFFGGSTDIDINELYYQSEEKWFSNRCGKINHTNPGWSSVVSLQSSLWGTKAPEHLVQIVIDDSRRLVYTLSSKSTIRTYHMDAPDRLNKVIEKEKVYCLRDIAHMITQSKLLSDRMNIVSISTIAKQEASKLHLMALTDTGCRLFFSATSASSYLYGSQSNMAPQSMQVQFIKFPPSANPRRISQLAQPGQPGSESVVDLESVMLLGSRKGARFAPGFFLDFVSSTENTNVDTLFVSGPETGRIKRTSPTTPLRYFEQASWIDIGSRAEAVGLITKPFAAAQQPLGFGNELAVQFDEPPSEFAVLTNTGIHIIRRRRLVDTFAAAIRDAPGDEALDVITRRLIQLYGRVETVSTALAVACGQGGDGRPGAARAIDQATQDRARGLFVDFGGQPTITETDGTALTTDSVRLSSRHDALALYLSRLIRKLWKTPVIKSGVSPAGGIIIDSAVPIGKLVSTQENLERLRKFIDSNRGLIQGMSGPSDLQRVASRQEEVALQAEHQALYALQKLMESISEGISFVLMMFDERVSDIFVRLDETSRQHLKDLTYEKLFSQADGKELAKLLVKAIVNRNIESGSNVETVADALRRRCGSFCSPDDVVIFKAQEQLKRASEQPLNTNLSRGLLHESLKLFEKVAGSLTFANLQTAVAQYISLKYYAGGIQLCLVVAREADRGNTALQWVNDGKPTNDPRGTAFAERKRCYDLIHDVLRDLDMASSKEPELIDGKLTLIATKRLEAYDVVNSSDDEVFHFGLYEWYIQQGWTDRILAIESPHVITFLQRLAATNVEHADLLCRFYTNRSRFFDAAEVQAELANSAFALGIKDRIRLLSLAKANANVATVGVSRQQQQMLNHAVTDLLEVANIQDDLLGRLKVDERISPERKLEIERALNGKILDLSELFNDYADQAGYYDLCLLIYHTANYRNPTTISGTWNNLIQQTHDEVIAMQENAGEGEPSPPMPYEAVTSKIQNIAHHTSLDSFVFPIQTLLPELCRYAVAYQQDMTIGADPTWPVQLFLSLGVSHDMIVRVLENTFDTQDYGFIGTVRSRIIEVIVAVVNNWVSDVRRRGGTAKGGSIGPWVGELLARCEAALPPPGQGSNIGGADLADIRRVLRTLRREVSGLIERAPTGSLRFM; this is encoded by the exons ATGTCTTTCCCGCAGACCACGCCTATGCGGCCGGTGCCCGGCGCGTTTATGAACACGCCAGCTCTCGCCTCGAGGTTCCAACCCGGCAACGACCCGGTGCGACGGCAGCTATTCCCCGTCTCCGAAGATGCACATGCGGGCTCTGGTATCCCTGCAAAGTCGGCACCTTCCAGCTCGCTGGCTCCTCCCGCCACAAAGTCTTCGCCTGGCGCCTCAGCGGCTATAGGTCAGGCTGGCTCCGGACAGCAGAGCTTGGTGGCTACGACGCCTCTTCCGGCGCCCCGTGCTGAGAATGCCCCGCCGGTGGGtaaggcggccaaggccattAATGCCTTTTTGCAGCTTGACGAAAGCTTCCCCGACCTGGACTCGTACTGCAGAC AAGGCGCCTCGTCAGATTATGAGCTTCCCGGACCCGACTCTGCTTGGGCCCCATTCCATAAGACCCAAATGTACCCTATACCGAATCAAGTCTTCGACCACTACAATGCGGGCGAGCTCCAGACCCTGATGGGTCTCTTCGCCGAGATCAACCATGCTTgggtcgtcatcgacaacTCATTGTTCCTCTGGGACTACACGCACCCTGACCCGGAGCTCATCGGCTTCGAGGACCAGCCGCATACCATCAACGCTGTGGCTCTAGTGCCCCCCAAACCCGGCATCTTTGTCAACACAATCAACCATATACTTGTGGTCGCTACCTCCTCCGAGATGATCCTCCTCGGTGTCTCTGCGACAGACACGCCCGCAGGCACCAAGTCTGTCGCGCTGTATCAAACGAAGTTGACCCTACCCCTCcgtggcgtcgacgtgcggATCATCTCTGGATCCGCAGATGGGCGAATTTTCTTTGGTGGCAGCACGGACATCGACATCAACGAGCTGTATTACCAGTCAGAGGAGAAGTGGTTTTCGAACCGCTGTGGCAAGATCAACCACACAAATCCAGGTTGGTCTTCGGTTGTGTCTCTCCAGTCGTCCCTCTGGGGAACGAAAGCGCCCGAACACCTGGTGCAGATTGTCATCGACGATTCGCGGAGGCTTGTCTACACACTTTCCAGCAAATCAACTATCCGGACATACCATATGGACGCGCCCGACCGCCTTAATAAGGTCATTGAAAAGGAAAAGGTGTACTGCCTGCGCGACATAGCGCACATGATCACACAGTCGAAGCTTCTCAGCGACCGCATGAACATTGTCTCCATCAGCACCATCGCAAAGCAGGAGGCGTCGAAACTACACCTCATGGCTCTAACCGACACTGGATGCCGACTCTTCTTTAGCGCAACGAGCGCGTCCAGCTACCTCTACGGCTCCCAGTCGAACATGGCGCCGCAGAGCATGCAAGTTCAGTTCATCAAGTTCCCACCAAGCGCGAATCCGCGAAGGATCAGCCAACTCGCACAGCCCGGACAACCTGGCTCCGAGTCCGTTGTCGACCTCGAGTCGGTCATGTTACTAGGCAGCCGAAAAGGTGCTCGTTTCGCGCCAGGCTTTTTCCTGGACTTTGTGAGCAGCACAGAGAATACCAATGTAGACACCCTGTTTGTCTCAGGACCAGAGACTGGTCGGATAAAGCGAACGTCGCCGACAACCCCTCTCCGATACTTTGAGCAGGCTAGTTGGATAGATATTGGAAGCCGCGCCGAGGCTGTCGGTCTCATCACCAAGCCTTTTGCTGCGGCGCAACAGCCTTTAGGATTTGGCAATGAGCTGGCGGTTCAGTTTGATGAACCGCCGAGCGAATTCGCTGTTCTTACCAACACTGGGATCCACATCatccgtcgacgccgcttGGTGGACACTTTCGCTGCGGCCATTCGTGATGCGCCTGGCGATGAAGCTTTGGACGTCATCACGCGCCGTCTCATTCAGCTATACGGCCGCGTCGAAACCGTATCAACGGCTCTGGCTGTGGCTTGTGGTCAAGGTGGAGATGGGCGACCGGGTGCAGCCAGGGCGATTGATCAGGCCACTCAAGACCGTGCAAGAGGCCTCTTTGTCGATTTCGGTGGACAGCCGACTATCACAGAGACGGATGGGACAGCCCTGACTACCGATTCCGTGAGACTGTCATCCcgccacgatgccctcgccctgTACCTTTCCCGCCTCATCCGCAAGCTTTGGAAGACCCCGGTTATCAAGAGCGGAGTGTCGCCAGCAGGCGGTATTATCATTGACTCAGCCGTTCCCATCGGCAAACTCGTCTCGACGCAAGAGAACCTCGAGCGACTGCGAAAGTTCATCGACTCCAACCGCGGATTGATCCAAGGCATGTCGGGCCCTTCAGATCTTCAGCGAGTGGCCAGTAGGCAGGAGGAGGTGGCCCTGCAAGCTGAGCACCAGGCACTCTATGCACTCCAGAAGCTCATGGAGAGCATATCCGAGGGCATCTCGTTCGTACTGATGATGTTTGACGAGCGCGTGTCCGACATTTTTGTCAGACTGGACGAGACATCGCGCCAGCACCTCAAAGACCTAACCTATGAGAAGCTTTTCTCGCAAGCCGATGGCAAGGAACTCGCTAAGTTGCTGGTAAAGGCCATTGTCAATCGCAATATCGAAAGTGGTTCGAACGTCGAGACAGTGGCGGacgcgctgcggcggcgctgcggcagcttTTGTAGCCCCGACGACGTGGTCATCTTCAAGGCCCAAGAGCAGCTCAAGAGGGCATCGGAGCAACCACTTAATACGAATCTGTCAAGGGGTCTGTTGCATGAGAGCCTGAAGCTCTTCGAAAAGGTGGCTGGCAGCCTGACGTTTGCGAACCTGCAGACTGCCGTTGCCCAGTATATCAGCCTGAAATATTACGCCGGCGGCATTCAACTCTGCCTGGTGGTGGCTCGAGAGGCGGATAGAGGGAACACGGCGCTGCAATGGGTCAATGATGGTAAGCCCACCAATGACCCTAGGGGCACGGCCTTTGCGGAGCGAAAGCGGTGCTATGATCTCATCCATGACGTGCTGCGAGACCTGGACATGGCGTCGAGCAAGGAGCCCGAGTTGATCGATGGGAAGCTCACGCTCATTGCGACCAAGAGGCTGGAGGCCTACGACGTGGTTAACAGCTCTGACGACGAGGTCTTCCACTTTGGCTTGTACGAGTGGTACATCCAGCAAGGCTGGACGGACCGCATTTTGGCCATTGAATCGCCCCATGTCATCACCTTCCTGCAACGGCTGGCTGCCACGAACGTGGAGCACGCAGATCTTCTGTGCCGCTTCTACACCAACCGAAGCCGATTCTTtgacgcggccgaggtgcaAGCCGAGCTTGCCAACTCAGCCTTTGCTCTGGGCATCAAGGACAGGATCCGGCTGCTGAGTTTGGCCAAGGCTAACGCCAACGTGGCCACCGTGGGCGTAagccgccagcagcagcagatgctcAATCATGCGGTGACGGACCTGCTCGAGGTTGCCAACATTCAGGACGACTTGCTCGGCAGATTGAAGGTGGACGAGAGGATTAGCCCCGAGCGCAAGCTGGAGATTGAACGGGCCCTTAACGGCAAGATCCTGGATCTGTCAGAG CTTTTCAACGACTACGCCGACCAAGCCGGATACTACGACCTTTGTCTCCTCATCTACCACACGGCCAACTACCGCAACCCGACGACGATTTCTGGGACGTGGAACAACCTCATTCAGCAAACGCACGACGAGGTGATTGCGATGCAAGAGAACGCCGGGGAAGGGGAGCCTTCACCCCCAATGCCATACGAGGCCGTGACGAGCAAGATTCAGAACATTGCTCACCACACGTCTCTCGACAGCTTTGTGTTTCCCATCCAGACGCTCCTCCCGGAACTGTGCCGGTATGCTGTTGCGTACCAGCAGGATATGACCATTGGGGCAGACCCGACGTGGCCCGTACAGCTTTTCCTGTCGCTGGGCGTCTCCCATGACATGATCGTGAGAGTGCTGGAGAACACGTTCGACACGCAAGATTACGGGTTTATTGGCACAGTGAGGAGTCGCATCATTGAGGTCATTGTCGCGGTTGTCAACAACTGGGTGTCGGATGTgcgacgccgtggcggcACGGCCAAGGGCGGGTCGATCGGACCCTGGGTGGGTGAACTGCTGGCTCGGTGCGAagccgcgctgccgcctccgggCCAGGGCAGCAACATCGGCGGGGCGGACCTGGCAGATATCAGACGGGTTCTGAGGACATTGCGTAGGGAGGTCTCTGGGCTGATTGAGCGGGCGCCTACGGGCAGCCTGAGGTTCATGTAG
- a CDS encoding uncharacterized protein (COG:S~EggNog:ENOG503PDDM) → MTSFLAKHIVKLRTSPSLHPCYHTAARNMTTTNDEATRLEEAAARLSKHYHSAGARTSAAEERERARTSSGSMMGGLAAPLLEQMGLLSSSSSAAAAAAVHDVTGSPSQPQKQPSIRLLDSACGPGVFTREVQGALGRTAEGREVLARSRFVCADSSPGMVEAARRRMEEEEWVNAEARVADAMDTGLPDDAFTHVAITLGLHLIPQPDAVLADVKRVLRHGGMFGATTFPASNADKFWFADLREAFASMPFEAPLPARMPMQVHGSGRWYDAGWVEEHLTTTTQQQQGTFRDVRVRVVPGRYRVESPTAWLRTFGGMLSWVTGAWWPEELRAEHGEEEVRGLVRRFLEEKYGDVEEGWDVEWEVICMTAVVDKGQQMGDA, encoded by the exons aTGACTTCTTTCCTCGCCAAACACATTGTCAAACTGCGCACATCACCCAGCCTTCATCCGTGCTACCACACCGCCGCGAGGAATATGACGACCACCAACGACGAAGCCAcgcgcctcgaggaggcggcggctcggctgTCGAAGCACTACCACAGTGCGGGCGCACGGACAAGCGCGGCagaggagcgggagcgcgcGCGTACGTCGTCGGGTAGCATgatgggcgggctggcggcgccgctgctggagcaGATGGGcctgttgtcgtcgtcgtcgtcggcggcggcggcggcggcggtccacGATGTgacgggctcgccgtcgcagccgcagaAGCAGCCGTCGATCCGGCTGCTGGACAGCGCGTGCGGGCCGGGCGTGTTCACGCGCGAGGTGCAGGGCGCGCTGGGGAGGACtgcggaggggagggaggtgcTCGCGCGGAGCCGCTTCGTGTGCGCGGATAGCTCGCCGGGGATGGTGGAGGctgcgaggaggaggatggaggaggaggagtgggTAAATGCTGAGGCGAGGGTTGCGGATGCGATG GATACGGGGCTGCCGGATGATGCGTTTACACATGTGGCCATCACGCTCGGGTTGCATCTGATACCCCAGCCGGATGCCGTTCTTGCGG ACGTCAAGCGGGTGCTTCGGCACGGCGGCATGTTCGGGGCAACCACGTTCCCGGCGTCCAACGCGGACAAGTTCTGGTTCGCGGACCTGCGGGAGGCTTTCGCGTCGATGCCGTtcgaggcgccgctgccggcacgGATGCCGATGCAGGTGCACGGGAGCGGACGGTGGTACGACGCGGGATGGGTGGAGGAGCacctgacgacgacgacgcaacagcagcaggggaCCTTCCGCGACGTGCGGGTGAGGGTCGTGCCAGGGCGGTACCGCGTGGAGAGCCCCACGGCGTGGCTGCGCACGTTTGGCGGGATGCTGTCGTGGGTGACGGGCGCGTGGTGGccggaggagctgcgcgcggagcacggcgaggaggaggttaGGGGGTTGGTCAGGAGGTTCCTTGAGGAAAAGTatggcgatgtcgaggaggGGTGGGACGTGGAGTGGGAGGTGATTTGCATGACGGCCGTGGTGGACAAGGGACAGCAGATGGGTGATGCATGA
- a CDS encoding uncharacterized protein (EggNog:ENOG503NZST~SECRETED:SignalP(1-19~SECRETED:cutsite=VVA-SS~SECRETED:prob=0.2902)~TransMembrane:1 (n2-13c25/26o239-262i)) — translation MIALYAAALFGALSTSVVASSQALSAETLPSYHYGAPIHVECMNRSSETGEHIEDANHELQWVPFPLCNETGKPLEFHYGTEGEVNCTIPFVSDPFFHLLEFYIHNDAPLSCRLPARPHGHVEVVGEDPPKQEYIPLVFALAGTLQLSHMHISTHMNVLLHSTPKHHLRPHDSGVLDSGVAYSTSPLSHMEGTQSRRLIIGDPLPLSFSVRWFPTPALPKTEGKVEWQGVGGHVYASTVFYSMVSFGAGVCLAGMYTLGVVLPRRLKNRALGGATPLGYGLNGVGNGWGYASKRID, via the exons ATGATCGCGCTCTATGCCGCCGCGCTGTTCGGCGCGCTGTCGACGAGCGTCGTTGCGTCGTCGCAGGCGCTCAGCGCAGAAACCCTCCCGTCCTATCACTACGGCGCGCCCATCCACGTCGAGTGCATGAATCGCAGCTC TGAAACCGGCGAGCACATCGAAGACGCCAACCACGAGCTGCAATGGGTGCCGTTCCCCCTCTGCAacgagacgggcaagccGCTCGAGTTTCACTACGGCACTGAGGGCGAGGTCAACTGCACCATCCCCTTCGTCTCCGACCCCTTCTTCCACCTCCTCGAGTTCTACATCCACAACGACGCCCCCTTGTCCTGTCGCCTCCCCGCCCGTCCGCACGGGCACGTCGAGgtggtcggcgaggatcCGCCCAAGCAGGAGTATATACCGCTCGTATTTGCGCTCGCCGGCACGCTGCAGCTGAGCCACATGCACATCAGCACGCACATGaacgtgctgctgcacagCACGCCCAAGCACCATCTACGCCCGCACGATAGCGGCGTGCTCGACTCGGGCGTCGCCTACAGCACCAGCCCGCTGAGCCACATGGAGGGCACGCAAAGCCGgcgcctcatcatcggcgacCCGCTGCCCCTGTCCTTTTCCGTGCGCTGGTTTCCCACGCCCGCGCTGCCCAAGACGGAGGGCAAGGTGGAGtggcagggcgtcggcggccacgtctACGCGAGCACCGTCTTCTACAGCATGGTCTCgttcggcgccggcgtgtgCCTGGCCGGCATGTACACCCTGGGCGTGGTACTGCCGCGGAGGCTGAAGAACAGAGCGCTGGGAGGGGCCACGCCGTTGGGATACGGCCTGAACGGCGTGGGCAACGGCTGGGGCTACGCGTCCAAGAGGATAGACTGA
- a CDS encoding uncharacterized protein (TransMembrane:4 (i20-42o85-106i118-142o172-192i)~EggNog:ENOG503P6EK~COG:S), with translation MISPSSITGHLSFFGALAQLPTPNRRVASTPPSSIHLHILTDVSPPPVLDLVAFYPKALYAGSSAPLHFLISIRRRYIRATSDPFFSASPAASPHSPWLQAFLYVELLVQLPLAVYLVWRLSSLWRRTTPFVELAAVVFCCLTFMGSVACCAELWSMSFLKLSAKKKSSLFYGTYLPFVIIPAIMGIDMYTRLALRFQRAEAVINKGKRQ, from the exons ATGATCTCTCCCTCATCCATCACCGGACATCTCTCCTTTTTCGGTGCGCTTGCGCAACTCCCAACCCCCAACCGGCGTGTTGCTTCAACACCTCCCAGCTCCATCCATCTACATATACTAACAGACGTCTCCCCCCCGCcagtcctcgacctcgtcgccttctACCCCAAGGCCCTCTACgcgggctcctcggcgccgctgcactTCCTCATCTCCATCCGGCGCAGGTACATCCGCGCCACCAGCGACCCCTTCTTCagcgcctcccccgccgcctcgccgcactCCCCCTGGCTCCAGGCCTTCCTCtacgtcgagctcctcgtccagctgcccctcgccgtctACCTCGTCTGgcgcctctcctccctctgGCGCCGCACCACCCCCtttgtcgagctcgccgccgtcgtcttctgctGCCTCACGTTCATGGGCTCCGTCGCGTGTTGCGCCGAGCTGTGGAGCATGAGCTTCCTGAAGCTGTCCGCCAAGAAGAAGTCTTCTCTGTTTTACGGGACCTATCTCCCGTTTGTCATTATTC CCGCCATTATGGGCATCGACATGTACACGCGACTAGCGCTCCGGTTCCAGCGAGCAGAAGCGGTCATTAACAAGGGAAAGCGACAGTGA
- a CDS encoding uncharacterized protein (COG:S~EggNog:ENOG503P6EK~TransMembrane:4 (i20-42o85-106i118-144o156-177i)) produces MTCMWTDTLFAMSSKYRRDWAYLAIISIQLLGMIFLDLVAFYPKALYAGSSAPLHFLISIRRRYIRATSDPFFSASPAASPHSPWLQAFLYVELLVQLPLAVYLVWRLSSLWRRTTPFVELAAVVFCCLTFMGSVACCAELWSMSFLKLSAKKKSSLFYGTYLPFVIIPAIMGIDMYTRLALRFQRAEAVINKGKRQ; encoded by the exons ATGACGTGCATGTGGACAGACACGCTCTTCGCCATGTCGTCCAAGTACCGCCGCGACTGGGCGTACTTGGCCATCATCTCGATCCAGCTCCTGGGCATGATAT tcctcgacctcgtcgccttctACCCCAAGGCCCTCTACgcgggctcctcggcgccgctgcactTCCTCATCTCCATCCGGCGCAGGTACATCCGCGCCACCAGCGACCCCTTCTTCagcgcctcccccgccgcctcgccgcactCCCCCTGGCTCCAGGCCTTCCTCtacgtcgagctcctcgtccagctgcccctcgccgtctACCTCGTCTGgcgcctctcctccctctgGCGCCGCACCACCCCCtttgtcgagctcgccgccgtcgtcttctgctGCCTCACGTTCATGGGCTCCGTCGCGTGTTGCGCCGAGCTGTGGAGCATGAGCTTCCTGAAGCTGTCCGCCAAGAAGAAGTCTTCTCTGTTTTACGGGACCTATCTCCCGTTTGTCATTATTC CCGCCATTATGGGCATCGACATGTACACGCGACTAGCGCTCCGGTTCCAGCGAGCAGAAGCGGTCATTAACAAGGGAAAGCGACAGTGA